Part of the Venturia canescens isolate UGA chromosome 2, ASM1945775v1, whole genome shotgun sequence genome is shown below.
aatatgcaTATTTTACTGTAGAGTCGCTGATTTTTAGACAACTAttgatcattattttataatcaaaataagtatttttaaaattagtGGTAACCACAAATAGGCAAATATTTATGTATCGCACCACCACCCATAAACCGGtctgttaatttttttcaaacttcgcCATATCTTGAAAACTAGTTATGTTATGTTGGCGCGTGACCTTTattggaacaaaaaaaaatttatatatttcccCTCGTATTTCCGCCGTCCAACTTTGCACTCGTCTATATTTCAACGATTTCTTTGACACCACCGAACCGACcctctttttcaaaataatcgtCTAGTAACCATAAAATATAGACTTCTCTGCAGAAAGAAAAACGGTTCGCTATCGTTTCGAATTCTGTGACAGCCTTCATCTCGATTATTTCACTCAAAATAAAAGTGCAATATCACTTCGTGCATTCGTGAATTCAACGGTGTGAAATCCAAAATGCTGGcagtttttttggaaacgtTATTTTTACTAAGAAAAATTTCAGGGAGGAACTCGTTAACGCTCTAAGCAAACTCGGAGTGGTGCttcaatatgaaaaatattcgctCATCCATTAAAGTGCTTGATAatcgattttccaatatttgaATTCGAGGTCTATGCAAAACTTAAAAATATCGATCATTCACACGATGTTCTGTAAAAAGCGTGACCCGAATACCGCGCACAGCTAATCGATTTCGGGACCGAGGGCTTCGATTTATAATTAAACTTGGAAAAGTAGATCGGTTATTTGCGAAGAAAATACATTTGCAACCGTCACAACTGATAATCTTCGTGCTCTGTCGCAATGATGAGAAAtttgaagaggaaaaaaatgggtgaCATCagctgtcactttttttcacgcCAACAAAAATTCGCAaacttttttatgattttctctCAAACACTCATTTCTTtgcattaaaaatatttccacgGCTCTATCCATGGACTTGAAGAtcgttttagttttttttttttctttttttcacaagAATACTCACATAAGTCTCATAAAAATTTCCCAAGGAGAACTTGAGGGCCATCTTCGCGTTCTCCCCCCGCCTTAGACTGTGAAAAGTGGAAAGAGCTCCTCGTCGTATTTTTTCAGACACGAAGTTGACACCTGGAGCGGGGAAAAGTAGCAACGAGCGCCCGATCCAATATTCCTTCGATACAATTCCTTTGGCGGATCTCCGATAAGTGATTTGAAATCGCGGGAGAAAGCTTTGTGACGAGGTGTGAGGAAGTCCCTGATGAGCAGAGAGCTTCCAAGtgagagtacaagggaaataGGGGTGTGAACGTTTCGACACTTAAATTAGCCACCTATAGCGCTAAAGGTTAATCAATCATGGACTCGTCTCAGCTAACTGTTCTAGTGACTCATTTCATTTTCTTGTATTTATTTACCCGCCCCGCCCCGCCGCCGTCGAATAAAGTCTAACGCTTCTAACGCGtttcatttaataaaattgatgtATAGATGGGATGCTCCGCGATTCTCTATCGATGATATTATGACAAATGCGTGCGTGATGAGCATCGGGATGTTGGTGAGTGACATTCTATTATTACTGTTTCAGACGCACGGCTCGTGAGCTCGAAAAAGATCGAGAAGAACTCATATCATGCAGCTTATGCGCGGCGTCGATACAGAGTCGAGTAATAAGAGCTCgcttatcaattttttccgcgcgttgttgtttttcattattagATTTTCGACGATCGAGCATTACAATTTTCAGGCGGTATTCCATCTCCGGTTTTCGAAATTCGTTGCGCATTACCCTACGAAATTGGATGGTAGCGAGTGCAATCTTCTCTCAAGCGTGGAACATTCCTCGTGTGCGATCGAACATCgttcttttcgatttttcatgtcaaaataaataatatacgGTAACGAGTATCAGGGAGAAATTCCGTTTCGAAAACCACATCAAACTATGgagtttcgataaaaattgaaaaaaaaatgtcctggAGGACGAATTCCAGACGCTTTCGACCTCGGTACGAGAGGATCAAAATCGTCGATTTTTACTGATTTCAGTAAATAACGATACGGTGTCGTTGACTTGCCGAAAGCCCGAACCTTATCACCCAAGAAttcccaaaaaattttttttcatcaattttgaaGTGTTCTTAATGAAAACTGAATTACGAGAAATCAAACAAATAGAGGAGAGCGGGGGGAAACGAGATACCCGaaaaattggcgaaatttttttgacttttttttctcaacttctATATTTGTccgaaaatgaacgaaaaatatattttttcctaaacatcatgtttttttttttaatttccactACTCTTATTTTGGAGGACGATCATCTGTGGTCACACCTGCACACAAATCATGTGCTCACTCCGCACAACTTTAAcactgaatccatgattcGGTGAATGAAGAATACaaacttttataaaataaaaacgcacccaaggtgcattgaataaaaattataaagaaaaaaatttcacaaatttttgaaggaaATTggcccaaaattttttttttttgaaaattgacaaaaatttcagtacatttcttggtttttgggagtaaaaTTTTTGGGAGTAGGTATCCCGTTTTACCCCGCTCTCCCCGGCTGTACAactatttaataaaaataatttttttccaataaatagTAGAATGCGTGGCATTCGAATGATGTTCCAAAcgattatgaaaaatataaaaatatatgaacaTTTATTCACATAGTAAATAAATGAGCTTTCTGACAGGTGTCAGAGAATTTATGCGTCGATGATGGGAAGTCGATAATAAATTCATGAGTATTCTTCGGTTATCGCTCTGCCTATGACCATCCTGCGTATTTCACTAGTGCCGGCTCCAATTTCGTAGAGTTTCGCGTCTCTCAGAAGGCGTCCAGTTGGATAATCGCTGATGTAGCCATTTCCTCCTTTAATGATAAAGAAACAATTTTGTGATTGGGTGACCGCCAATGAATTGGGAATCGAGCCGACGTATTGTTCTTCATAAATAAGTACCTAAAATTTGTATCGCATCCAATGCAACTTTAGTCGCACTTTCAGCGCAGTAAAGAATAACAGCAGCGCAATCCTTGCGATTTACGGATCCGTTGTCGCATGCACGTGCCACAGAATACGCGTAACTTCGAGCTGTGTTCAAACTCGTGTACATGTCAGCCATTTTTccctgtaaaatttcaaaatttccagcACCGTTTCCATACGATTTATACTCTTCGAGTTTTCGCATAatcaagaaatttttcaatattttcgaatgagcaatttgaaaaaattactcaTTGAGAAAAGAAACTCGTTAGATCAACAAAATTCTTCGTTGGATCAATAAAAGgtacgtttgaaaaaaagaacttGGTTAGAATTCTGTTGAATTTATATGAGCAAAATTGTGGAAAGTACCTGAATTAGTTGAAACTCCGCTATTTGCTTTCcaaattgttttctcgtaTGAGCGTATTCAAAAGCAACATCGCAGCATGCCTGGAGTATCCTACAGAGCCCAAACAAAATCATTAATTCCGTATTTTTGTATCCGGGGAGAACGATTGAAAATGGTGGATATTAATAAATCTACCCGAGAGCACCACCGGCCAATACGAGTCGTTCCAAATCCAACCCGCTGAATAAAACGTAAATTCCTCTATTTACTTCACCGAGCACGTTGTTAactgatgagaaaaataagagtaTTTTTATTCGACGAATGTCTAAAATTGGATTTGAttctatcattattttttattgcttaTTATTTAACTCGAACTTCTGCAATAAATTTTCTCTTAGGCAATTtggcgaacgtttgttacgataaatttcgaaaaacaaaaaaaagttgcaaaaaagacaaaaaaatgatatttgtctTGAAATTGGGGTCCTTTCCGACGGTGTTTTGAGCGTTCGCAGTTTTGCGCGAAGCGGGACTGCGCATGACTTACTGGGAACTTTGCAATTATCGAAAACCAATTCTCCGGTATTGGAGCCCCGCATGCCAAGTTTATCTAGTTTTTGAGCTGTGCTGAAGCCTTCCATGTCTTTTTCAACGATAAAAGCGGTGATGCCGTGCTGCGGTTTCGCAGCGTTTTGGTCGGTCCGTGCATAAACGACGAGAACATTCGCATCCGGTGCGTTAGTGATCCAAAATTTATTGCCGTTCAGCAAATAATAATCTCCCTGTTTTTCAGCTCGAAGTTTCATCGATACGACATCGGATCCTGAACCCGGCTCGGACATCGCCAACGCGCCGACGTGATCTCCGTTGCACAACTTGAACGaacgaataatataaatatatactgttaaaaaaaatttggtcccTGATGCGTTTAGTTAAACGGGATAGCGACGACGATGCGGAAGTTGGTGAACTCGCTCGTGACGCCCAATAAATCACCTTCGGTAGATACTTGAGTTTCTGCTTCTCCGTTCCGTTTCTGTGTATTTGATTCAAACATAGGTTCGAGTGGGCGCCATAACTCAAGCCTATCGCTGCTGAAGCACGACTGAGTTCTTCCATAACGATAACATGATCCAAGTACGAACCTCCCGTACCTCCGTAATCGGCCTTCGCCGTGATTCCTAGCAGCCCCAGGTCTCCTAACTGCCTCCAAAATTTCTACGTAATCCAACATTTTCAAGTTAGCCGGTGTGTACTGAAATCGCGAtatgttaaggagggtggatcgcgacgataaaatgttgccatgctaaaccatgttaaaaatattaagaatttcaaaatgataagaatttaactcaatttggtaaatgtattatttaaaaagatataaaaaaatataaatttttttagatttttctaccacatggctctcgagtaattgaagactaaagttcacgtgtataagcatagagtttacatatatagggtaatatggggcaaaacggactttcccgaaactgcaatttcataaaatgcataacattttttttcggttccaaatcatgtcctgaccataaatcatggtaaattgttgagttccacggtgacatccccaaaagattcaagtttcagagcaaaatagatcccaaactactttctcactatctattccattttttgacttatttttaaaaaccacaatagtaatcaaagtacgaataaggaaaaaaggttttttattcatttttttacaaaaatcgcactcatAGCTGACATCTTCGTCTTCAACACTTGTACACAAGGTGTGTGCCCATTTTTGGCATgttacacagtaaatccaatcTTCGGAGGACGACGAATACAACCCTtcgcaaaaaatgcaagaaacgTCTTCAAAAGACGAGGACTTGGCTGTcttggtgagctttttttctgtctgctaaactgctacatttcgaaaaatttcgatatttcgatttttatgcctcttggaggctgtgtccgttttgcctcggaaattttttttgaagaaattccggAAACTAGGACCATGAATCAATGATGGGACTCCGATATAGTGCAAACACCAAATATACCCCAGCACGATGGacccaaagttgattttttgcattcctcaaaaacatgacagaaatgggatataatatttgactcatttttttcatttacattcaAGGAATGGAGCCCGAGtggtcccatttcttttcccatattACCGAGTTGACATTCTATTCGGGAACAGTCGCTTGAAACAgctgtatttcgaaaaatctcggtttttcgatttttatgcctctgagGGGCGTGTCCGTTTTggaccgaaattttttttttacgaaattcgggaaacaaggactgggcatcaattttgggactcaaaaatagttgaaagaccatatgctcatcaatcaaacttgcttaaatccttaaatgtccattttgccccatactaCCCTACAGTTagacatctcgtgcataagaattttgatttaacgctcaattattcgaacaCCATGtgatcaaaaaatttgaaaaatattgtatttgtatacttgatgccaaagaattatatcaccaaattttatcaaattctgattattttgatttcgtgatccacccttattatttttctcgataaaatCAATAATCGCCGATGCTCGTACATTTTGTTATTGAAACAAACAATTGGACCCCGCATCTATATCTGCAGCTTCAACTTCCaatgtcatcggtattttatTCGATTGTTGGATGCCAGTTTAAGGAAACGGACAAATAACAGTATATTTTTACTATCAACCTTTGAGGTGGATTAAATCGAAAGTCTTTGCTAAGAATATCTTCTTGATCGTTATGAATTCAAGGTCGTGTTACGGTGGGGATTGCTGTTATTTCCTTTGCTTACAATTGCCATTTTTTAATCTAGAATTCCAGCCAGTatttatggattaaaaaaatatgtatattgcAATGatataaatcaattttatttcatagtTTGGTACGATTGAATCGGCATTGTAAACATACGAAAGTTATAGCGATACCGTGATCCCACTTTTGCaccgtcaaaattttacataATTAAATAAAACCGTAGTATTTTCACTGCGCCATTGTTTTTcagaaagttttttattttatcttttcgGGGAAACTGCTTAAGCAAAAACGGTTTAGTTTCGAAACaaggatttggaaatgaaaacaatCACGAATGTCATGTACACCTCTGACGTAGATGCCCCCCACCCCCCTTGAGCCATGAGCTTGTATACCGAAACGCCGATCCAAGAATCCCTTGAGTTCTTGGCCTTGAATGAAAATGCCAATGCAAACATGACCTTGAACGACCCTCTGATGCGTACTCGTTATTTGTACGGCTGTGTACATCGCGAGAGTTGCGGTAACGGCTCGACGTCAAgtagattgaaaataaaaacccgACAGCGCGAGTGATTTGCTGCACACTGCGAGTGTGTTTCCAACCGCTATTAATAAACGCGGATACAATAAACGAAACCAATTTCGTacaatataaaatgaaaaagaaaaatataaaaatatcacgTGTTTGACTCTGTTGTTTCATACACtgtcaaaaaattgattacgTTTCGAGTCACTTTATTTCGTCATCGGATTCGTATAGTCTTTATGCAACGTGTTTCAATAAGTAAGGGAGGCGCGGCGCGGTAGCGCCTCCTTATTTCGTACAGGCAGTCACAGATCGTTCATTAACCGGGTCATGCACCTTGTGCAAATGAGTTTTGGCTTGCACGAGACACATTGCATTGTCGATTCTTTATATCGGGAGGTGCATATATTAAATATCACATTGTTAACTCACCCGTAGGTCGACGAACtcgttatttttatcaatttcagcGGCTTTCGGGGCTAGCTCCTTCTGCGCGAAATTGAATACCGTAGAACGGAGCTgcggaattaaaaaataaaaacatgtaCTCAAATGATgtgattataaaattctgttttaatttcaaatcaaGTTCACGAAGTATTTTAATTGCATGATTTTTATCTTTGCTTCGAATCGTGAAATTGTTGCCCGATAGAGATCCTCATCAACTACGCATAGAACCTGCTTTCGAACATAATGTGGGGAAACACCGACCGTTCAATCATGCAAATTTTACAAGTGACattgtggaaaaatttttgtttaactGGTTGACtgattaactttttttcagttttcgtgCCAAAACGTTCGCGCCAAAAGGTACGAGCCAATAAGTTACTTGAAATACACGAAAATTCGTTTGTGAAGGTTTTCGAGACTGCTGAttccattttcaaatttggtTTTCACTTAGTGACCCTCGAAAGGGGTAAAAATGAgggttgaaattgaaaatctcagTTTTTTCAATGGCATGTTTATGTACCATATTACATAAacatttcaagtttttcagGATACTAGACTCTTTCTTCGGAATCAAACAAAACTGACCATCTCCAAAGGGATAAAAAATAAGGGTTGTcgttgagggtgaaatttaCATTTGCACATTTTTCAACGGGAAGTTTTTATcctatattacataaaaactgTATGTTTTATAAGGCACCAAACtcttttatcgaaatgaaaaaaaatcgctactTGTAagagggtgaaaaataaggtttgggggtgcaattttcagattttcaacTTGCaagttttcattctttatGACATGAAAATCCCAAGTTTTTTAGGATACTAGATGAGTCACAGACGCGCGCTCCGCGCACGTCATCTTCTTGCATAGcgtaactttttatttatttttaccagGATTCATTTACATTTAATAATTCAACTCATTAATAACTATTGAAAGAATGTcaaattcgaagaattttcgaaaaatcgagtcgAGCAAAACGATATCGACAAAATGTCAAAGATGGTTTGAATCCCGAGCTGTCATTTTGACGGGACGAATGAACGTTGTTTTTTCCGATAGGCCAGGAAACGGAGCTCTAAATTCCTCAGACTGTGATTCTTTTCTTATCTGAAAGCCGTCAGTGCCATCACACGCGTAATGGTCCTCCAAACTTAACTGAATAATTGTGGACATAGTTgtgttttatatatataataatacataATAATTGTGTTTTATAGTAATAGAAGTTTAACTTTATAGTGTTTTATAGTAAtagttttatatatataataattgtGTTTTATAGTAATAGAAGCGCGCTCGGCGCAAGCCATGTAAACTCACATTGGGTTATCTCAGCAACTATATGAGCTAtttcaacatattttttttcattccgggGTAGCTGGACCTGCGGAAATTGATTCTGCACTCAGAATTCGTAGAAAATGACTGGAACAATGTTAATTTGGTAAATGAAGATAAAATGCTGTGGGATAAGTGTAATTTTAAAAGGCGAACAGCTTTTCTATTAAGAAACAcgtgaataatttttatttttcagtttttgtatacatataataGTAATAACACTTATTATAAATATTACAAAAGGCAGACTGGAAATAGTATTTATTGAAGTATCTTGTCATCGAACTTTGCAAAGTCCGAGCTCGTTTATTAAGAACACATTTAACAAActtattttacagtttttctgCAGATAAAAGTAATCAAAATGCTCATTATTAATATTACGAAACGCAGATCGGAAACAGTAATTATTGGAGTTTTATTCTTTTAGCGGATTTTGGAACTTCCGATTCGATGACAAATTCATTCGTACTTCCACCGGGGAATTGTGTTCCACGctagtttcaatttcaattaaatcatcaTCCTCCATTTCGCTTTCATTGTCTGACTGTTCTTGCTGATATTGTGCCTCCAAATTGTGACATATGTCAGTCATACACTGTGCCCAGAGATTTGTGCATTGCAGACCATGTTTTCTACAGCTACACGAAGCATCTATGCACCCTTTTTTACTGCTGGAACACGAAATGTGATCGAGCAAACTGCTTGGGACTAGGAGGATCGGTACTCCCTATCGGTATTAATCGGTTGTCCCTCACTTTCCACCCCCAGTCTGTTGCTATCACATCTGCGTTCCCTAACCAC
Proteins encoded:
- the LOC122406220 gene encoding isovaleryl-CoA dehydrogenase, mitochondrial codes for the protein MSYNVNRVVSKLFGLLQNNGFKYSNTRTLSQFYPIDENIFGLNGQQKELRSTVFNFAQKELAPKAAEIDKNNEFVDLRKFWRQLGDLGLLGITAKADYGGTGGSYLDHVIVMEELSRASAAIGLSYGAHSNLCLNQIHRNGTEKQKLKYLPKLCNGDHVGALAMSEPGSGSDVVSMKLRAEKQGDYYLLNGNKFWITNAPDANVLVVYARTDQNAAKPQHGITAFIVEKDMEGFSTAQKLDKLGMRGSNTGELVFDNCKVPINNVLGEVNRGIYVLFSGLDLERLVLAGGALGILQACCDVAFEYAHTRKQFGKQIAEFQLIQGKMADMYTSLNTARSYAYSVARACDNGSVNRKDCAAVILYCAESATKVALDAIQILGGNGYISDYPTGRLLRDAKLYEIGAGTSEIRRMVIGRAITEEYS